CCAAACCGGCGAGCGAAGTTTCCTTATAACGCGATTGCATATCGAGTCCCGTCTGGTACATCGTGCGAATCACCTGGTCGAGAGAGACCTTGTGCTCATCGGTTTCGTGCATCGCCATGCGTGCTGCGTTGACCGCTTTCACTGCGCCCATCGCGTTGCGTTCGATGCATGGAATCTGTACGAGGCCACCGATGGGATCACACGTCATGCCAAGATTGTGTTCCATACCGATCTCCGCAGCGTGCTCCACCTGCGCGTTGGTACCGCCGAGCGCAGCGACAAGGCCACCCGCAGCCATCGAGCATGCAACGCCGACCTCGCCTTGGCAACCGACCTCTGCACCGGAGATCGAAGCGTTCTCCTTGTAGAGGATGCCGATGGCTGCAGCGGTGAGGAAGTAGCGGACGATACCGTCGTCATTCGCTCCTTCGATGAAGTTTAGATAATAGAGGCCAATGGCAGGGATCACTCCTGCCGCTCCGTTGGTGGGCGCGGTGACGACGCGGCTGCCTGCGGCGTTCTCTTCGTTGACGGCCATGGCATAGATCGTCAGCCAGTCGAGGGGAGCGAGCGGATCGCGTGAGCCTTCCTCCTTCAGGCGCTCGGAGAGGCGCTGTGCTCTTCGACGCACGTTCAGACCACCGGGAAGGATGCCTCCCGTACGCATGCCGCGCTCGGCACAGTCGCGCATGGCGGACCAGAGCGCAAGGATGCCATCGCGGACCTTGTCTGCATCCTGTTCGCCCGTGGGATGCTCGACGCGCGGCCGAAGGATGGAGGCGTCGTGTGCCAGCGCCACTTCATTCTGGAACATGAGCTCGGCAATCGTCAGGTTACTTTTGGTTGAGAGTTTCAAGAGCTCTTCCGCACTTCGGAAAGGGAAGGGCATGGGGCGTGAGGATTTGGGAACAGCGTCCTCTTCCGGCGAAAGCTCCTCCGCCGGAATCACGAAACCGCCACCGATGGAAAAGTAGACGTGAGACGCGACGATCTCTCCCGTGGCATCGAAGGCGGTGAAGCGCATGCCATTGGGGTGCGTCTTGATCTCCGGGGCGGGGAACATCTGGTCGCGATGGAAGAGAAGATCG
This genomic stretch from Terriglobus saanensis SP1PR4 harbors:
- a CDS encoding L-serine ammonia-lyase; this translates as MNTSLFELFKIGIGPSSSHTVGPMRAALAFLHEAGPRLPDIHRVLIDLYGSLALTGIGHGTDHAVLAGLSNQQPDTITPESMASLLDRASAKNQLLFHGDHPIEFLRERDLLFHRDQMFPAPEIKTHPNGMRFTAFDATGEIVASHVYFSIGGGFVIPAEELSPEEDAVPKSSRPMPFPFRSAEELLKLSTKSNLTIAELMFQNEVALAHDASILRPRVEHPTGEQDADKVRDGILALWSAMRDCAERGMRTGGILPGGLNVRRRAQRLSERLKEEGSRDPLAPLDWLTIYAMAVNEENAAGSRVVTAPTNGAAGVIPAIGLYYLNFIEGANDDGIVRYFLTAAAIGILYKENASISGAEVGCQGEVGVACSMAAGGLVAALGGTNAQVEHAAEIGMEHNLGMTCDPIGGLVQIPCIERNAMGAVKAVNAARMAMHETDEHKVSLDQVIRTMYQTGLDMQSRYKETSLAGLALNVIEC